Part of the Juglans regia cultivar Chandler chromosome 14, Walnut 2.0, whole genome shotgun sequence genome, TCCATGCCGCTTCCAACGGCACTGCAGATGACAGAGCCTCATGCAGTTGCATCATGAAAGGTCTTTCGGGTATCCCAGGAATCAACTATGACTTGGTCGGGACACTTCCTGAGACCTGTGGCACTACTTGTCGCTACAAGATTACACCCACCACTGACTGTTCCAAGTAattctatcatctatatatgTTCCCATCTTCTTAATATTGTATTATCACATGATTGAACGGACTCATTTTAtggatttgattttcttttcttgcagGGTGGACTAAGCTGCGTATTGGATTATATATTAGtgcattttctaataaaataaagacGGAAATAAAAACCCAGGAAGCTAGTGTGAGTGTCCATGTGTTTTGAGCACATTGATATGTTGTATACACTTACATATAAAGGAAATAGTGTCATACTGTAGAAGGATTGCAGAGTACGGTTCAATATATTGAACTTTTAACATGCAAGCAATAACCTCTTGCACTGCTCCCTGATAAGATAGTTTTTTCAATAAACATGCGCATCTCAGAAAGATCATCGATTCACTGTCTCACTAAGTTTTCAATTAATAAGTGTGCATactaacatgaacatgaacatattAACACTTCAAACATCTTATCATGGGAGCTTCTGCAGACTCCGtttgtttggaaaagaaaatcaattccaaaaaataaaaatccctaATTTCTGTTTGTTTAGTTGAtagaaatttctcaaaatcttagAAAATGAAGTTCCATAAAACATCAAGACAGAGCAAatacaggagagagagagagagagagagagagagagagagcattggTCTTTTCTAAGTGGTCGTGGACAAAGGAGGCGATCATATAGGTTCAGCAACTATATTTTGTGATTGTTAGTTTGTGAGCCACTGAGCATTAAACCAAATGGCGTAAAGCATATGATCACAGATTATTCATCAACCTTTACACTGATAGTTGCAGGACACGATGCTTTCACTTGAGAATATATAAAGGCTcttttggatataaaaattacatcgtctcattttattattataatttttttaaaatttatatataaaatataataaataatttaatttttttaaattttaaaataataataatattaaaaaaataatattttatttaattcatttaaaacaatCTCATTTTACCTTAATATTCAAACCAGCCGCAAGTGTTCATGAGCTTCAGATGCCACGATGCACCTACCTGCACTGAGTAAAAAATACTGTTACAATAATTTATCCTATGTAGATGTTATTCGGCCTCCTTCACatgtacttttgtttttttttttattcatgtgtCACGTggctttattaatttatttaaattttaagatataatgTAAGGATCAAACCCttgccaaatgattttttttttaaatcataaatgctttatctacaaaaatatttataaaaaaaactcataaattaacatattttaatgcgatacgtcatattataaaattatttttattgtaaagtaaaacGCTAcacaaatttgtaattttatttttaaaaaatttatttaaaacagtAGAACTTCTGGTCTCATTATACCATAATGTCAAATTTAGTGCAAATTATGCGATTGTTCTTCATGCCCAAAATCATTGAAATCAAATACCACATATATAATTCCTGCGTACGAATTTCTCTGAGCGTGCAAATTATGGAGATAAACAGAATCATTGGAGAGTGTCATTAGCAAATTCAACCCATGAGTTTATGTAATTAGGAGCTAGCCAAGCTAGGGATGCAAAAGATATTGACTTTTTGCATTAAAATGTCAACttattatgataatatatagtaatgtcAAACGCATATAAGAATCCGATGCCAAACTATAAAAGGAAAAGTTAATTAAGGCTCTATAGTCTCTATCATGCGATTGGAAggtaaattatatttatcaatgtcatatcataaaatgatgagaaaatagatgataaatagatcTATTATAATGAATGTAAATTTGTTATAATTCATTTTACAATCAACCAGTATAAGAGTTATGCTGCACATAAGTCAATGTGTCAACACATCACTTAGAGTATGACcccttataatttataatttttaaaaaactaaaacacttgataatttttttggtGTGAAAACCTCTCACATAGCCGTATTAGGTgcgtaaaaaataaaacttataaatatattttctttcaatataatcatattgctttaataaaaataaatgttaaattttataaaatcagttTTCActctatatttaaatagttgtaagtttatattttttgtattatataactaccctttattggaaatatagttataaaaagttaaaattttatcatttttttttcttctttaaaaaaaaaaaaaaaaacaaataggtagttctaaaaatatatttttaaaaacaaattattattattatatcacgatgtactatataattaatatattttttttgaaatctatataattaatattttaatagcgATAACTACGACGATgagaaaacataataattagtACACGTGTCGATTGAAACGAATATGATGCGAGGTTTTGAGTTATGAGGTATTTTTTCTTAGCAAATTCAGCTGCGGGCCACTGCAAGGATCTGTATAGCAATAACCTGAAATGCAATTGGAAAGGTCACGCACCCCAACGAAACCAGCGGGTCATCGTATCACTGTCCGAAAAGTAGGATAGGAAAGAAATTAGAGAGAAGCACGGAGAGAGAGCACGAGCGGTAGACTACTTGTCAAGCGGCGTGTCTTCAAGTGTCGTGCATGCATTTTATGCAATCTGTTTCCTTTGCATgcactctctctcctctctctctctctctctctcccacaaaTCCACGTTTTCTTGGGTAAAGGACTCCTAATTACCACCGCCGTAAGCGTAACGCTCTGCGGGAAGCGCCGCCATATCCGCCGAGTTGACCACTCCGTTGTTCTTCAGTTCGACTTTCGTAGAGCAGTATTTTACTGCTACTGGTTGGGAAAATAGAGTGTTACGAGGGTGAAAGATAAAtgagttggtttttgttttcgttAGATATCTGAATGGGAGGAGCACTTAAAAATTTGGGTTCTTGGAGGATTTGGACGAGGTTGGTGTCTTTCTAATTCTGTAGTTTGTACTGTTTCTTTGATCACTGTCGAATCTCAGAAAGTTTGCGCGGATGTACGTGCGTGCGAGGGAGAGTGTACATGTGTGTGTGCTCTGGCTAATGATGATTTGTTTGATTAAACTTTTGGTCCTGGCCAGAAGGGGTTTTAGGGTTCTGATTTAGATTTCTGTATTGCTCTGTTCGAAGACTTTGATTTTGGCTTAATGGAGTCCAAGATTTGCATGAATGCTTCGTGCGGAGCTACCTCCACGCACGAATGGAAGAGAGGCTGGCCTTTAGGATCCGGTGGATTCGCCGATCTATGTCACAACTGCGGGTAATTACCGTTTTCTTCTTGTGCTTCTACTCTTGGaattcaatttgattttatctGGGGCTGATTTGATTTTTGCAAAGGGCAATCGTGGGTTTTTGTGACGTGCTGAACTTGTGTGCTATTGGGTTTTTTTCTTAGACAAGTGATTTGACTCCCTGCGTTGATCTTGAAGCTgttctatttttgtttgaaagctGTAATGTTCGTGTTTGTTGGATTTTCTACAAGGAGAAACTAATGCCGCCGTGATCAGGAAACCTATAATTAGACAATCAAACTGATCCTTACTCCATTGTGTAAAGTAGCCAAACTAGCTATGACTTGCTCAAAATGTCTATCTTATACTCGAAATCTATTCAAATTTATCAATGGAGaagatgaaaatataagaaaatctgCAATTGCAGCTTATAGATTATAACCACGGCTCATAATTTAACTGTAATTCATCAGTGGCTATGCCCATGAGTTTCCGGATTTATGTGTTCCATTAGTTGCTATATGCTGAACTTAGCTAATCAGATTAGCTACGTTTTAAGGTCTGGAAATTTCTGTGGGCCACAGCCTAATGAaaatctgttatatttatgagGATGATTATATCTAATGAATGCAATATTTGCCCAATGGAGAGTCTGCTCGTGGTAAAACTTTATATGGGTTCAAATGAGTCGTATGTCTAGTTAAATCAAGACTTGtgccatttattttatttctactctGTGTAAATTCCGTTTTCAAAATTCAACCTCTAATTTTCATGGTGACAGAAATTAGATGGTCTCCAAACTATGAACTgttatatttctattattttaacttGTGATATAAAGGTTTTCTTCATCATGGTTTCAATATTTTCCGATTAGCTTATTCTTGATGTGGTCTCTCTACTTAGATCTGCCTATGAGGATCTGGTTTTCTGTGATATGTTCCACTTAGAGGAAACTGGTTGGAGGGAATGCAGTTTATGCAACAAGGTAAGGTTAAAGTGGTGCCTTTCCTTTTTTGGCTaaagcttttattttattttattttatttttcttgttgagATTTGGAATTGATTCAATTTACATGGCAGCGAATCCACTGTGGTTGTATAATATCCGAGCGTTCGTATGAGTACCTTGATTTTGGGGGTGTCGGGTGTAATAGCTGTGTGAAAAGCTCTGGAATTTATCCGGTATGAACTACCACAATTTATCACTGTGGTGCTCCATTCAATGATGTTTACATGGGTTAAACAGTTGCATTTTATCTCAATTACTGATGGTCTTGCTTTTGGCTTTTGTTGTGTCGATATGGCTATAGCTGCAAATATGatgatttttgtatatatagtagtactgGTAATTATTGCTCTTTCTTTAGAATTCATTCAAATTGACAGCGGGTTAAATATTTGATTGGCATACTATTCTTCTTTCTTGCCTCCATCTCTCTTCACCTTCCCCTTTGTAGAAATGTAAGAGGAACTGTTGCTCATCAGTCATTCATGTTTAGGGTCATGGATGTGGTTAAAATGGTCATGGGAAGGACCTTTTTCTCccttttgaatttatttcaaacTTGATGTTTTGCTAATTGTCTGACTTGCTTACATGTTGCTGATAGCCTGATAATATCATTTGTTGAGGATGCTAACCAGCCATGCCATTTGACTCACATTTTGTCATGTATAGGGTGTAAAAGGCATTTCAGAGTGCTAATAGACTAGTTGGTTATAAGACTGTCAGACTATAACTTTTACAGAGTTTGATTGTTGTTTTTATGCAGATCTGGAGGGGTGACCTTTCTAATGGATTTGGTTTATTAGCGGTAAATAATGCTGGCGATTCACTCTCCAGTCCTTTTGAGAAAAGATTGGTCAGTGACGATGAGGGAAGACTTATGCAGTTGTGcaaaatcatggaagctgatGAACCAAACCTCTTGCCTCAATCTGAGAGAGGTGAAGTAAATGCATCTCAAGTTGACCTAGGCTTTTCGAATGTGACTCAGCCATCCATTGGATCAGACCCATTTACCAAACCAGACAATAGTAGACAAATATTGGAGGGCAAAGATATGCATGAGTCACTAGCTAAGCCATCTTTGAATATGACCTTGGGAACTCCAAATTTTGTGCTTCCCTTTTCTGGTGGAGTTGTAGATGGAAGGGAACAGAGCAAAACACCTTCTCCCATCCAAAAAGGGCAAAGATCTCGCCCAATACTGCCCAAACCCACAAAAACTAGCCTCACTGTAAGTTCAGAGACAAATAAAAGCGTGGCACAGATGCGAATCGCTAGGCCTCCTGCTGAAGGACGGGGAAAAAACCAGTTACTTCCCCGTTACTGGCCAAGAATTACTGACCAAGAGCTGGAGCAATTATCCGGAGAGTATCCATGATCTTTTCATCCTTTTCTCTCTGTTTATGATATGTATTTTATTGTTTAGCCATTGATTCAAGTGTAGTGTTTCCcttaaacttattattttttaagtttgaattcCACTATTGTGCCATTGTTCGAGAAAGTGCTCAGTGCCAGTGATGCTGGTCGGATTGGTCGTTTGGTTCTCCCAAAAGCATGTGCTGAAGTAAGTTTAGAAGTTCGCTTCCTTTacttctcctttctttttcctgGCCATGTATATAAACTGAAAGTCAACGCAGGCGTATTTTCCTCCTATTTCTCAATCAGAAGGCCTGCCTTTAAGGATTCAAGATGTGAAGGGGAATGAGTGGACATTTCAGTTCAGATTCTGGCCCAATAACAACAGCAGGATGTATGTTTTAGAGGGTGTTACCCCTTGCATACAGTCTATGCAATTACGAGCGGGTGACACGGGTATGCTTCAAAATATTCTGGCAGAGAGGACTATGTTTAGTCAATGGATTTTCTATATATctcatgtgattattttattctttctgaTTGTACACTAAGCTAATTGTGAGACGCTTGTACATCATTGTATTGGGATTCACTTTTGAACTTGGTTGGCATGAAGAGGAAAGTTTTTCAGCcacaccaaattttttttcataaaaattaattttttcaatcctTACTTGCATAGATGGCTGAAAGAAAGCACTTAAGGAACTAATTTGCTGTAGTGAGACATcccaaaattcaagaaatagttattttttcttttcttttttttttttttgtggggtggtGACAGTGGGATGGGGGAGCCATCCTAGAAATTTTGAACTGTTGACCTTTTTCTAAGGCAGGgaatgatttaaaattttatgaagggCTATGGCCAGCTTAACCTATCTTTGTCCTTGGTAATTACTTGTTTTGTGGAAGGATGTGTAgtgtagatttttttcataGTTGTACGTTTAAATTCCTTGGCAATGTAATTTAACCATATCTACTATGTAGCCTTCTTTCACTGGTACATGGCGTTCTGCAATAGGATATGGTTCACGAGATATACAAATTGGTTTAGGCACAAGTTTGTTTTAACATTCATGTTTAAATTTTCGTCTCAGCAATCAAGAGGTGTATTTGTCGAAGTTCTTATTTTAGTTCCATCTCAACCTGACATTTTTTGGCCTATCTTAGGGAACTTTGAGAAACtggttcattttatttaaatttgtaaactTTAGTCtattgtaaaatagaaaagtatGTGTTATAGTTTGTTTCATtattctacttaaaaaaaaaacagtttgttTCACTATTTTTCTCCATTTCTGCACAGTAACATTTAGTCGGATTGATCCTGGAGGCAAACTTGTCATGGGGTTTCGAAAGGCATCCAACACTGCAGATTCACAGGTCTAGCTTTGTAGCCGTATTATACTTCCCCAACTACATCCTCTTACTTTCAGATAACATCTTAATTCTTTAATGCATCTTGGAAACTGACATATTATCTATACGTGATTATTAAATTGACAGGATGCCCAGATGTCTGCCCTTCCTAATGGCACGCCTTCTAGGGAAACTTCCTTTGCTGGTGTTATTGAGAGTCTGCCTTCAGGAAGTGGCTACTCTGGGCTTTTTCAAACAATGAAAGGAAGCAAGGAACCTCACTTAAATGCTCTCTGTGAAAATTTGCATTTAGGGGAGGGAGATATCGGGTTGAATAAATGTGATAACCATGGAGACAGGATAAATGAAGATTCACCACAGCAACCAATGCACATTCGAGAGAAGAAGAGGACTCGAAATATTGGCTTTAAAAGTAAAAGGCTGTTAATGCATAGTGAAGAGGCTCTGGAGCTAAGACTTACATGGGAAGAAGCACAAGACTTGCTTCGTCCACCGTCATGTGTGAAGCCAAGCATTGTTACAATTGAGGACCATGAGTTTGAAGAATATGATGTAAGTATATTGTGATCAGTCCTGTCGTTTGCTTATTGTTATGAGGTAGGTGAACTTATGAATGCTCAAATGGGTTTTATCATGGAATCTCTAGGTAATTGGTGTGATtattgatttgttgttcatGTAATTCAGGAACCACCGGTTTTTGGAAAGAGGACTATATTCACCGCCCTTCCTTCTAGGTAAGGATGTATGCAATATTAGTTAACAGTGCTCTATAGGTAAAATTAACACAGTTCTGAGTGGATCTTCGTAGTATTTTACTTGATATTCATTGCCTTCTATTTCAAGCTTGCTGGTAGTGCTTTATTCAATTTGTTAGAAATGTTGTTTGAACATTTGTTGTTCACTCTCCATACCACATTGTATGTCCACATCTCTATTTTGGGAAGTCCCAAAATATTTACTCGGGAAAGTCAAtggacataatttaattaattttctaatatgcCAATttgtcttctttgtttttttaaaaaaaaaaagaaaagaagaagaagtaaatACCAACTTCTATTTGCTTTATGTGAGTTTGGATTGGGAAGGATAGTTTTAGGgccattttaaaatttgaatgtaAAAGGTGTAACACGACGCAGTGGAAACTTTCTTTGCAGATTTTTGCCTTTTCCATTTTGGAATCCTCTCATTAATAAACTTCTACTTTactgagaaaacaaaaaaaacaaataggatTTCCAGCGGATGTGTGTCCATTGCTGGTTGAAAACTATTTCCAAACACACTCTTTGGCCTGGGTTTGGCCCAGGCTTTCGAGAATTTCGGAAAGGACTCCCTACAGCAGGGCAAATATGATTCGgccttctctctctcatatgtatacttatattttgtgacgtttctttaattttttttccatttctagtTGATTTGGAGCTCATGAGCACATGAAGAATAATATAGATCCTATAGGGGGCATGATATTCTGGACTTGAAGACCCAACCCCAATTCCTTTTCAGATCACTGTGTGCATGTTGAGAAACATGTGCACTTGATCTAGTAATGAAtcatgattttgtttttcttgcacTGAATATAAGACTTTCATCCAGGGGACCAGTGCAATGGGCTCAGTGTGACAATTGCTCCAAATGGCGAAGGTTGCCAGTGGATGTTCTTCTCCCTCCAAAGTGGACGTGTTCAGAAAATGTTTGGGATTCAAACAGGTCTAACGTTATTCCGTGATTCTGCTCCTCTTTTGAAGACCTTACTTGGATGAAAGTTGCTTCCTgtataatttatagtttatacCCTTAACGTTTGGAATGTGCTCACAGGTGCTTCTGCTCTGTTCCAGAGGAGATCAGTCTGAAGCAATTAGCTAATCTTCTGAGAGTAAGGAAAGGTATGACCCCCGGCctctatttatcttttaataatataagttCTGTGGTCCACTACGTTTTGAGAATacatacatttattttaaaaacttggtGAATGCATGTACAGTGTTTGGATGATTTTATCTGTGTCTTGGCTGTATATGGAGGCATGAAAAGGACCTGAACTTGTCTATGGGTTTTAGCTTATCTGTTTGTGCGCATATTATGACAATGATAAACAGATGGGCGGTATTCTTGTATGTTATACTGTGCAAACATAAGTTTGTTGCAAGTGATGAAGTCAGTCGTATGATGGATCCATGAAATAGTCATGGTGCCACTTTTTATACTGTTATTCAAAGTTTACAATCTTTATCCATAATAGAGTTCCAAAATGCTTCCTGAATCTATCAGCCCTATAAATATATCTTCCTCAGATTTCAAGAAGCGAAGAAGTGCAGAAAGCCATATGTCAGTCCAAGAACGTGAGCCAGCTTCTGGCTTGGATGCCTTGGCCTGTGCTGCAGTTCTGGGAGATAATGTGGGTGATTCGGGTGAACCCTCAGTTGGAGCCACCACCAAACATCCTCGACATCGCCCTGGCTGCACTTGTATTGTGTGCATCCAGCCCCCAAGTGGGAAGGGGAAGCACAAGCCCACATGTACTTGCAATGTGTGCATGACCGTAAAGCGCAGGTTTAAAACCCTAATGCTGCGCAAGAAGAAACGCCAATCAGAACTCGAAGCAGAGACTGGCCAGAAGGATGAAAACCACCTTAGAGATGAATCAAAAACGAATGGTCCATCAAGAGATGGACTGCTGCCTACGAATTTTCCCGGTAATGAAGAAAGCCACAGCAGAAATCAATTAGCTGAGTTGGCTGAGATCGGCAATGGACAAATAGACCTGAATTGTCATCCCAAACGTGAAGACATGCAACTGGATCTGGAGGTACCAGGAATGAGCCTGCAGAGCCTTGTTCAAGCGGCTAGCCTTCCATTGGAAGATTTTATGAAGCAAAGAAGGATTCCAACCTTGACATGTGAGCAACAGGGTAGTCTCGATTCCTGCATACACCCGCAATTAGTTactggagaga contains:
- the LOC108996972 gene encoding B3 domain-containing transcription repressor VAL1 isoform X2 is translated as MESKICMNASCGATSTHEWKRGWPLGSGGFADLCHNCGSAYEDLVFCDMFHLEETGWRECSLCNKIWRGDLSNGFGLLAVNNAGDSLSSPFEKRLVSDDEGRLMQLCKIMEADEPNLLPQSERGEVNASQVDLGFSNVTQPSIGSDPFTKPDNSRQILEGKDMHESLAKPSLNMTLGTPNFVLPFSGGVVDGREQSKTPSPIQKGQRSRPILPKPTKTSLTVSSETNKSVAQMRIARPPAEGRGKNQLLPRYWPRITDQELEQLSGDLNSTIVPLFEKVLSASDAGRIGRLVLPKACAEAYFPPISQSEGLPLRIQDVKGNEWTFQFRFWPNNNSRMYVLEGVTPCIQSMQLRAGDTVTFSRIDPGGKLVMGFRKASNTADSQDAQMSALPNGTPSRETSFAGVIESLPSGSGYSGLFQTMKGSKEPHLNALCENLHLGEGDIGLNKCDNHGDRINEDSPQQPMHIREKKRTRNIGFKSKRLLMHSEEALELRLTWEEAQDLLRPPSCVKPSIVTIEDHEFEEYDEPPVFGKRTIFTALPSRGPVQWAQCDNCSKWRRLPVDVLLPPKWTCSENVWDSNRCFCSVPEEISLKQLANLLRVRKDFKKRRSAESHMSVQEREPASGLDALACAAVLGDNVGDSGEPSVGATTKHPRHRPGCTCIVCIQPPSGKGKHKPTCTCNVCMTVKRRFKTLMLRKKKRQSELEAETGQKDENHLRDESKTNGPSRDGLLPTNFPGNEESHSRNQLAELAEIGNGQIDLNCHPKREDMQLDLEVPGMSLQSLVQAASLPLEDFMKQRRIPTLTCEQQGSLDSCIHPQLVTGESERPGLSDEGRPCS
- the LOC108996972 gene encoding B3 domain-containing transcription repressor VAL1 isoform X1 is translated as MESKICMNASCGATSTHEWKRGWPLGSGGFADLCHNCGSAYEDLVFCDMFHLEETGWRECSLCNKRIHCGCIISERSYEYLDFGGVGCNSCVKSSGIYPIWRGDLSNGFGLLAVNNAGDSLSSPFEKRLVSDDEGRLMQLCKIMEADEPNLLPQSERGEVNASQVDLGFSNVTQPSIGSDPFTKPDNSRQILEGKDMHESLAKPSLNMTLGTPNFVLPFSGGVVDGREQSKTPSPIQKGQRSRPILPKPTKTSLTVSSETNKSVAQMRIARPPAEGRGKNQLLPRYWPRITDQELEQLSGDLNSTIVPLFEKVLSASDAGRIGRLVLPKACAEAYFPPISQSEGLPLRIQDVKGNEWTFQFRFWPNNNSRMYVLEGVTPCIQSMQLRAGDTVTFSRIDPGGKLVMGFRKASNTADSQDAQMSALPNGTPSRETSFAGVIESLPSGSGYSGLFQTMKGSKEPHLNALCENLHLGEGDIGLNKCDNHGDRINEDSPQQPMHIREKKRTRNIGFKSKRLLMHSEEALELRLTWEEAQDLLRPPSCVKPSIVTIEDHEFEEYDEPPVFGKRTIFTALPSRGPVQWAQCDNCSKWRRLPVDVLLPPKWTCSENVWDSNRCFCSVPEEISLKQLANLLRVRKDFKKRRSAESHMSVQEREPASGLDALACAAVLGDNVGDSGEPSVGATTKHPRHRPGCTCIVCIQPPSGKGKHKPTCTCNVCMTVKRRFKTLMLRKKKRQSELEAETGQKDENHLRDESKTNGPSRDGLLPTNFPGNEESHSRNQLAELAEIGNGQIDLNCHPKREDMQLDLEVPGMSLQSLVQAASLPLEDFMKQRRIPTLTCEQQGSLDSCIHPQLVTGESERPGLSDEGRPCS
- the LOC108996972 gene encoding B3 domain-containing protein Os07g0679700 isoform X3, with protein sequence MEERLAFRIRWIRRSMSQLRIWRGDLSNGFGLLAVNNAGDSLSSPFEKRLVSDDEGRLMQLCKIMEADEPNLLPQSERGEVNASQVDLGFSNVTQPSIGSDPFTKPDNSRQILEGKDMHESLAKPSLNMTLGTPNFVLPFSGGVVDGREQSKTPSPIQKGQRSRPILPKPTKTSLTVSSETNKSVAQMRIARPPAEGRGKNQLLPRYWPRITDQELEQLSGDLNSTIVPLFEKVLSASDAGRIGRLVLPKACAEAYFPPISQSEGLPLRIQDVKGNEWTFQFRFWPNNNSRMYVLEGVTPCIQSMQLRAGDTVTFSRIDPGGKLVMGFRKASNTADSQDAQMSALPNGTPSRETSFAGVIESLPSGSGYSGLFQTMKGSKEPHLNALCENLHLGEGDIGLNKCDNHGDRINEDSPQQPMHIREKKRTRNIGFKSKRLLMHSEEALELRLTWEEAQDLLRPPSCVKPSIVTIEDHEFEEYDEPPVFGKRTIFTALPSRGPVQWAQCDNCSKWRRLPVDVLLPPKWTCSENVWDSNRCFCSVPEEISLKQLANLLRVRKDFKKRRSAESHMSVQEREPASGLDALACAAVLGDNVGDSGEPSVGATTKHPRHRPGCTCIVCIQPPSGKGKHKPTCTCNVCMTVKRRFKTLMLRKKKRQSELEAETGQKDENHLRDESKTNGPSRDGLLPTNFPGNEESHSRNQLAELAEIGNGQIDLNCHPKREDMQLDLEVPGMSLQSLVQAASLPLEDFMKQRRIPTLTCEQQGSLDSCIHPQLVTGESERPGLSDEGRPCS